A segment of the Betaproteobacteria bacterium genome:
CCGCACGACCTCGTAGAACAGCCCGAGCGATGCCATGTGGACAGCCACGCCACTCAAGCCCACGACCGAGAACATGATGAAGCGCGCCGGCAGGATGTGCCCGAAGCGCTTGTCCGCGATCAGCATCAGGTACTCCCACATCACCGCGGAGTCGAGCTTGCTCTGCCCGGCGCGCCGGCTGCGGAAGGTGTAGGAGATCTCGACGAAGCGCAATGGCGTCGAGCTGGAGGCGAAGATATCGAGGAGGATCTTGTAGCCTTCGCCGGACAGGTTGCGCACGGCGCGCAGGAACGCGTCGCGGCGGATCATGAAGAAACCGCTCATGGGATCCGAGAGATCGGCGGTCACCACCAGGCGCGAGATCGCGGTCGCCCAGCGGCTCATGGCGGCGCGGGAGCTCTTCCACGCACCGATGGAGCCGCCGGTGGCGTAACGGCTGCCGACGACGATATCGAGATCGCCCTGTCGCAGCCGCGCGAGCATTTTCGGCAGCAGCGTCTCGTCGTGCTGCAGATCGGCGTCCATCACGGCGATGTAGGGTGCTGTCGTCGCGAGGATGCCCTCGACCACTGCCCGCGACAGGCCACGGCGGCCGATCCGCCGCAAACACCGCACGTTCGGGCGCAGTTGCGCGAGTTCGACCACGACCTCCGCCGTGCCGTCCGGTGAGTCGTCGTCAACGAAGACGATCTCCCACGGAATCCCGTGGAGAGTTTGCTCCAGACGCGTCGTCAGCTCCGCGACGTTGTCTTTCTCGTTGAACGTCGGCGCAACGATCGCAAGCTCGACTGCCGGGGAGCGGGCGCGTGCCGAGGGTAGCGGCTGCAAGGCTGTCACGTGCCTCTCTCCCGGAGCAACACGACCGTGCCATGTTCCGCCACTGTGTCGAGGCGCGCGCGCAGGGACGCATCGACGGCCTTCAGCTGGTCACGGTCTGCGACAAAGAAGTCGCGGGAGGCGTCCGCAAGATATGGTTCCACTTCGTGGGGTCCCCAGGCGCGCACGAGTTTTCCGTGTGTGTAGAACTCTCCCGAGGGCGGTGCCGGCCACAGATAGATGAGGCGCTCCGCGCTGCTGCCGCGAAGGGCGAAGTAGCGCTCGATCAGCGCCTTTTGCGAGTTCTTCTCGCTGACTCGCGGGATGACTAGGAGCAACGTGAGCAGCATGACCAGCGGCACTGCGAGAGCTGTCCAGGCGAACATGCGTTCGCGCTGCGCGCGGCCTGCCGTCGTGGTGGCTGCAGGCCGAGCGCTCCACGCCTCTGCCACCAGCAGGGCGAAGGCGGGAAGACTCGTGATCGCGTAGGTGAACATGATGTTGCCGGAGAGCGTGAAGAAGAGCGGGGCGGCGAGCGTCCACAACCACAAGTAGGCACGCCAGCCCGTCGCGTCATTGCCGGTGCGGGCGCCACCCTCGTCACGTCGTTGCCGCCAGACCAGCCAGACCAGCACGAGTGACCACGGCAGGGTGTCGACGAGGGTGAAGAGCCAGATCGTGCCGCGCGGCTGCGCGTGCGGCGTGCCATAGAGGTCGCCGCGCCAGCCGCTGTCGATGAACCGCTTCCAGTGCTCGCCGACGAGAAAATATTCCACGAAGCCGGGCGTTCGGCTTTCCGCTGCGAAGTACCAGGGTATGCCGAGCAGGAGTGCGAGCGCCGTTCCGCCCACCCATGGCAACCGCTTCCAAGTTGCCCGCCAGGATCCGGTCCAGAGCACCCAGGCCCCGATCGGGGCCAACGTGAGCACCGTCGCCACCGGCCCCTTGGCGATGAGCCCGAGGCCGAGCCCCGCGAAGAAGACGTAACCCCAGGCTCGCCCGCGTCGCCCTTCCGTCGTCAGCGCGTTCCAGAAGCCGACCATCGACATCGTCGTCGTGAGCGCGAGCGTCATGTCCGTCATCACCGCTCCCGCGGCGATGAAAAAGAGCGGCGTCGTGCATAGCACCAGAACTGCCCGCACGGCGCAGTCGCGACCGTGGTGACGCCTGGCGAGTCGATAGGTCAGCCACGCGACAAGAGCGGCGATCAGCAACTGCGGCAGGCGGGCCGTGAATTCATCGACACCGAACGCCGCAAACGATGCGCCGGTGAACCAGAACGAAAGCGGGGGTTTGGCCCAGAACGGCACGCCGTACTGGACCTGGGGTGTGATCCAGTCGCCGGTTTCGAGCATCTTGCGCGCGATCTCCGCGTAGCGCGCTTCGGTGTTGTCCATCAAGGGATAGGCACCGAGTGTCGCCAGCCGGACCACCACGACAGTCAGAATGAGGGCGACGAGCCGAAGCTGCTGCCCGCGGCGTGCGCTGACGACGGTGCCGGCGGCCGTCGCCACCGTTGCGGTTGCGGTGGAATCAGGCACTGCTGGCGGTCATGGCGTTGGCGGCGGGCAGGAGCCAGTGTGCGTCAACGGCCGCCGCTGTTGGGGCGCGACTGGCTTCGGAGAAGAGCACGTCCCGCTTCGTCTGCATGTCTGAACTCCGGCTCGCAATGGCCGGCAATTTTAGCAGCGGGATACTGAAAAAAGGGTCGATGAAGTGTGGAGAAGTCGTGAAGACGCCGGAAATCCGATCTCGAAGGTGCTGCCGCGGCCCGGTTTGCTGGAAACCCCGAGCGTCCAGCCGAGACGATCGGCCAGGTGCTTGACGATGGCGAGCCCGAGCCCCGCGCCTTCCGGTACGGCGCGTTGCGCCTCGCCGCGGTAGTAACGGTCGAAGATGCGGGGCAGATCAGCGGTCTTGATGCCGCGGCCGGTGTCGCTGACGGTCAGCGTGCCGTCTTCGTAGCGGACGGTGATGCACCCGCGATCGGTGTGCGCGGCTGCGTTCCGGAGCAGGTTCGAGAGGGCGAGATGGAAGGCGGAGCGCGGCATGCGTACCGCGGCATGCTCCGGCAGCTGCAGGTCGAGGGCGATGTCGCGCGCTGCCAGCGCTTCGCGGAACGGTGCCACGGCTTCCTCCGCCGCGTCGCGCACGTCGAAGACTTCCTGCGCGCCTTCGAGCGGTGCGTTGCGCGCAAGCAGCAGGAACGCCTGCGCGAGCTCCGCCATGCGGTCGGCGGCGCGGGCGATCGCTTCCAGGCGTTGCCGGGACTTCCCCGTGATGGCAAGGTCCTGCGCCAGCAGCTCGCAACTCGTCTTGATCGTGGTGAGCGGCGTGCGCAGTTCATGGCTCACGTTTGACGTGAACTGCTGTTCGCGCTCCACCATCTCGGCGACGCGTTCGTGAAACCGATCGAACGCCTGGGCGAGGGCGGCGACCTCGGCGTCCTGCCCGTTCGCTGCCAATGGCGCCGCCGCGGTCGCGGGATCGAGGTCGGCCACGCGGCGCGCGAGCTCGGCAACCTGACGCACCAGCACACCCGACAGCCAGTAAGCCATCACCGATACCAATGCCGCGACCGACACGACGGTAAACAGGAGGTAGTGCGCGAACTGCGTAATTCGCGCCTCGTGCCGCGTGGCGTCGTAGATGAGGTAGAAGCGCGTGTCGCCGTCGTCGCGCACGTGCACGTGATACTCCGTGTCGTCGCGAGAGATCTCGTGGTTCCCGAGGGCGAGCGCGCGCAAGTGCGCCGGCACCGCTGCCCCGTCCTCGGCAGGCCCGCTCGCGTACCCCTGGAGCAGCTGTCCACGCGGCAATGCCGCAGAACCAAACGTGCGATAGGGGTCGCGGACGCGGGACATCTCTTCGTCGAGGATCTGCTCGATGAACTCCTCCTCCTGCGCGTCGGTGACGAACACGACGAAGGCCGCCTGTATGAGGACGACGAGCACCGCGAAGAGAGCGAAGGTCACGGCAATGCGACGCCGCAATCCGCGTTTCATGGATGGCGTGAGCCTGGTGCCTCGACCACCACGCGATAGCCGAGGCCGTGGAGATTCTGGATTGGGTCGCCGCCGCCCGCGGCGGCGATGGCCTGACGCAGGAGGTACATCTGGCTGCGCAGGGCATCGCTCGTGACCGGCTCACCGCCCCAAACGGCGGCTTCGAGATCGGCGTGAGAGAAGACGCGCTCGGGATCCCGCATCAGGGTCTCGATCAGGCGCAGACACTTGGGCGGCAGCGTGACCGGCCGGCCATCGCACGTGAGCGTCGCGGTGCGCGGGTCCAGGCGCAGCCTGCCCACCTGCAGAGGGCGGGGCATGAGCCTGCCGGCGTGGCGCCGGTGCAGCGACCCCAGTCGCGCCTCCACCTCCCGTAGCGAAAACGGCTTGACGAGGTAGTCGTCGGCACCATGCGCGAACCCGCCCAGCTTGTCGTCGAGCGTGTCGCGGGCGGTCACCATGAGCACGGGCGTGTCCTTCCCCGTCTCTTCGCGCAGCTTGCGACAGAGGGTCAATCCATCGATACCGGGCAGCGTCAGGTCGAGCAGGATGGCGTCGAAATCGCGCGTGGTGGCCAGGTGCAGACCCGTGATACCGTCACCGGCGGCGTCGACTGCGTGGCCGCGAGCCTCGAGAAAGTCGAACAGATTGGCGGCGATGCTGGCGTCGTCCTCGACGATCAGGACCCGCATGGGCGCCTCGCGCTGCGTCAGGGCGGTGGCAGCGGCTGCCAGCGATCTTCGATCAGCCCTTCCATGGGGCGGAAATTGATCTTGTAGACCATCTTCCGGCTCTGGGCGATCCAGTACCCGAGATAGAGATAGGGAAGGCCGAGCTTGCGGCAGAGTTCCACCTGCCACATGACGTTGTAGGTACCGTAGCTGGCGCCCTCGACCGAGGGGTCGAAGAAGGTGTAAACGGACGAGATGCCGTCCTGCAGCCGATCGAGAATGCTGA
Coding sequences within it:
- a CDS encoding glycosyltransferase family 2 protein, which translates into the protein MQPLPSARARSPAVELAIVAPTFNEKDNVAELTTRLEQTLHGIPWEIVFVDDDSPDGTAEVVVELAQLRPNVRCLRRIGRRGLSRAVVEGILATTAPYIAVMDADLQHDETLLPKMLARLRQGDLDIVVGSRYATGGSIGAWKSSRAAMSRWATAISRLVVTADLSDPMSGFFMIRRDAFLRAVRNLSGEGYKILLDIFASSSTPLRFVEISYTFRSRRAGQSKLDSAVMWEYLMLIADKRFGHILPARFIMFSVVGLSGVAVHMASLGLFYEVVRTGFGVAQTIATLVAMTSNYWLNNLLTYHDRRRRGFRFVTGLLSFYAICSVGVVANVGVASFVFHEHYRWWLAGVAGAIVGTVWNYAASAIFTWRGR
- a CDS encoding glycosyltransferase family 39 protein, with protein sequence MPDSTATATVATAAGTVVSARRGQQLRLVALILTVVVVRLATLGAYPLMDNTEARYAEIARKMLETGDWITPQVQYGVPFWAKPPLSFWFTGASFAAFGVDEFTARLPQLLIAALVAWLTYRLARRHHGRDCAVRAVLVLCTTPLFFIAAGAVMTDMTLALTTTMSMVGFWNALTTEGRRGRAWGYVFFAGLGLGLIAKGPVATVLTLAPIGAWVLWTGSWRATWKRLPWVGGTALALLLGIPWYFAAESRTPGFVEYFLVGEHWKRFIDSGWRGDLYGTPHAQPRGTIWLFTLVDTLPWSLVLVWLVWRQRRDEGGARTGNDATGWRAYLWLWTLAAPLFFTLSGNIMFTYAITSLPAFALLVAEAWSARPAATTTAGRAQRERMFAWTALAVPLVMLLTLLLVIPRVSEKNSQKALIERYFALRGSSAERLIYLWPAPPSGEFYTHGKLVRAWGPHEVEPYLADASRDFFVADRDQLKAVDASLRARLDTVAEHGTVVLLRERGT
- a CDS encoding HAMP domain-containing histidine kinase codes for the protein MTFALFAVLVVLIQAAFVVFVTDAQEEEFIEQILDEEMSRVRDPYRTFGSAALPRGQLLQGYASGPAEDGAAVPAHLRALALGNHEISRDDTEYHVHVRDDGDTRFYLIYDATRHEARITQFAHYLLFTVVSVAALVSVMAYWLSGVLVRQVAELARRVADLDPATAAAPLAANGQDAEVAALAQAFDRFHERVAEMVEREQQFTSNVSHELRTPLTTIKTSCELLAQDLAITGKSRQRLEAIARAADRMAELAQAFLLLARNAPLEGAQEVFDVRDAAEEAVAPFREALAARDIALDLQLPEHAAVRMPRSAFHLALSNLLRNAAAHTDRGCITVRYEDGTLTVSDTGRGIKTADLPRIFDRYYRGEAQRAVPEGAGLGLAIVKHLADRLGWTLGVSSKPGRGSTFEIGFPASSRLLHTSSTLFSVSRC
- a CDS encoding response regulator transcription factor gives rise to the protein MRVLIVEDDASIAANLFDFLEARGHAVDAAGDGITGLHLATTRDFDAILLDLTLPGIDGLTLCRKLREETGKDTPVLMVTARDTLDDKLGGFAHGADDYLVKPFSLREVEARLGSLHRRHAGRLMPRPLQVGRLRLDPRTATLTCDGRPVTLPPKCLRLIETLMRDPERVFSHADLEAAVWGGEPVTSDALRSQMYLLRQAIAAAGGGDPIQNLHGLGYRVVVEAPGSRHP